The genomic segment GCCGAGCACGAACCACCACCGCGAGACCGGTCAGGAGGGCTACCTCGTCCTCGCCGGTGAGGCGACGCTCGTCATCGACGGCGAGCGCCTGAGCATCGGGCCATGGGACTACGTCCACATCCCCGCAGACACGCCGCATTCGCTGGTCGGCGCGGGTGAGACCCGCTGCGCCGTGATGATGCTCGGCCGTCGTCCGGTCGAGACCGTCTACATCCCCGAGCCGCTGGCCGCGGAGCTCGGGGCGAGCGTCTCCGAGGTGACCGGGGAGGGCGGCGGCGCCTACTCCGAGTGGCCGCCCTGGAACGAGGTGTCGTGCGACCCGGACTGGCTTCCGACCGCCACCGGCGCGCGGTTCGAATCTCGTGCGGGCGCGGAGCGCCCGGCGAACGAGGGCGTCGCTCTCGAGCCGACCGACGCCGGACTCGTGCCATCCGCGAGCGACCGCTGGTTCGTCCTGAACCTCGCCGACGCGCCGTGGGCCCAGGCCGACGGCGCAGGTCAATCGAGCGAGCTGCAGCCGGCCGATCGCGCGCTCGAGTTCGAGGGCTTCGGCTTCAACGTCCACGTGATCGGACCCGGGGAGCCGAACGGCCTCTACCACCGCGAAGCGGGTCAGGAGGCATTCCTCGTTCTCGACGGCGAATGCGACCTAGTCGTGGAGGGCGAGCGCCGCCGCCTCGGACCGTGGGACTTCTTCCACTGCCCGCCCGGGACGAACCACATCGTCGTCGGCGCCGGCGACGGGCCATGTGCCGTGGCGATGGCGGGAAGCCGCCCGGACGACCCGATCGTCTATCCCGTCGAGCCGGCCGCGATCGAGCTCGGCGCCGGACTCGAGCGCGAGGCCACCGCCGAGGAGGACCCCTACGCCGACTGGCCGGAGACGAGGACCGTCCCCTACGCGGGCTGGCTCCCGGAGTTGGTTCTTCGGCGCTGAGCCGGGTTCGGCCCGACGCCGCTCAGTCGCCGTCGCGCGGCGGGTGCAGGATCGCGCCGACGAGCCCGATCAGGATCATCACGACGATCAGCAGCGAGACCCCGGCGAGGACGACGATGCTGAGGTTCTCGAAGCCTTCGCGGAGCAGCGCCTGGAGCGTCACGAGCGCGAGCAGGACGCAGAAGAGCGCCCCGAAGACGAGGACCAGGGTCCGTGCGACACCCCTCAACGGCCGAAGACCCGCGGATCCGGTCCTGAACTCGAAGACTCCCCGTCGGGTGTCGACGCCGCGCTCCCGCCCGAGCCGCTCGCCGGGCTGGGACCGGCGCTCTCGCCGGGAGCCGGGGAGCTCGTGTCAGACGACGCGTCCTTCTCGTCGGCCTTGACCTCCTCGATCGATCGCCCCTCACGCCGCGCCTTCGCCTGGTGGTACTCGTCGTCCTCCTCGGGCGTCAGCAGCCGCAGCGAGAAGTCGGGGTCGATGTAGTCCACGTAGGTGCCGGCGATCACGTCGTGGAGGCCACGGCGGTCGTCGGCGAACAGGACGCGCAGGAGACCGAGCCCGAACGGTACGACCGCGATGACGAACCCGACGAGCCGCTTCACGCTGCGCCTGAAACCGATGTACGGACTCTGATCGATCTCGACCCGCAGGCCGAGTAGGCGCATGCCGATCGTCTGGCCGGCGATCGACCAGAACGTCAGGAAGTAGGTGATCACGCCGGCGAGCGTGAGCGCGGCGCCGATCCAGAACTCGACCGGTCCGAGTCCGCCCGAGGCGCCGAGGATCGAGGTCCGGATCCAGCCGAAGACGCTCGCGCCGACGAGGAAGATCCCCTGGAGGACGAGGAGGTCGAGACCGAGGCCGAGAGCGCGCGTGATCAGTCCCGGGCGATCGCTCGGTGCCGGTCGCAGCTTCTGGAACGTGATCCGGCGGACGATCCGCTCGACCACCAGGTCGAGCTTCGCCGAGCCGTCGCGGACGCGGCGGAAGATGTCCTCGACGAACGAGACCCCCTGCGAGGAGATCGCCGAGCGAACCTCCGGCGCCTCGGCGATCCGCTTGATCAGCTTCTGGACCTCGTCCGAGTCCAGCACCTGCTCCCAGACCCGGTCGACGAGCTGGGAGTCGAGCGCGTTGCGGACCGCCTGCTCGAGGACCTCGGAGCTCAGCGAGCGCTCGACGGCCTGCGCGACGGCGGGGCTGTCGAGCGCGGCGGCGATCGCGCGCTCGGTCGCGGGACCGTCGATGATCCGCTCGACCGCGCGCTCGACCGGCGCCGACTCGAACGCGCGCACGATCGCCTCCTCGACGACCGACTCGACGGTGCGGTCGAGGCCGGTCGCGCCGGCCACCCGCTTCGCCGCTCCGGCGCCTCCGCCGATCAGCCGTCCGGGCAGCGAGGGTCCGCCACCGCCCTCGCGAGGCGATGCGGCTCCTGGCGTCCCGTCCCCGGCCTCACCCTGACGTGCGATGGCCACGGCGCGAGTCTACGGCCAGCCCGCCCGTTCGGGCAGGCCCGGTCTCAGACCCGGGCGGGTTCGGCCGACTGGCGCTCGGCCGCCAGGCGCGCGCTCTCGTCGGCGTGGTAGCTCGAGCGAACGAGCGGACCCGATGCGACGGACTCGAAGCCGATCTCGTACGCGGCCTCCTCAAGCGCCTTGAACTCGTCCGGGTGCCAGTAGCGCTCGACGGGCAGGTGGTTCGGCGTCGGGCGCAGGTACTGACCGACGGTGAGGATCTGGACGTCGTGCCCGCGCAGGATCTCGAACGTCTCGACCATCTCGTCGAACGTCTCGCCGAGCCCGACCATCAGCCCCGACTTCGTCAGGACGTCGGGACCACCCATCTCCTTCGCCATCCTGAGCACCCGCGCCGAGCGCAGGAAGTTCGAGCCGCGGCGCGCGTGCGAGTAGAGCCGCGGGACCGTCTCGACGTTGTGGTTGAAGACGTCCGGGCGCTCGGCGATGACCTTCGCCAGCGGCATCTCCTGGCCGCGGAAGTCCGGTGTGAGGATCTCGACCTTGCAGCCCGGGGCGAGCCTGCGGATCGAGCGGATCACGCCGACGAACGCGTGCGCGCCGTAGTCGGGCATGTCATCACGATCGACCGAGGTGACGACCGCGTGGGTCAGTCCCATGCGCTTGACCTGGTTGGCGACCCGCAGCGGCTCGAGCGGGTCGTTCCAGGTCGGCTTGCCGGTCTGGACGTTGCAGAAGCCGCACCGGCGGGTGCAGACGTCGCCGAGGATCATGAAAGTCGCCGTGCCGCGCTCCCAGCACTCGCCGACGTTCGGGCAGTTGGCCTCCTCGCAGACCGTGTGCAGGTTGTCGCCGTGGATCTTCGTCTTCAGGCGGCGGTAGTTCGGCCCGCCGGGCGCGGGCACCTTGAGCCACGGCGGCTTGCGCTCGCGGAAGGCGAGTCCGCCGTCGATCGTCTTGCCCCCCGGGTTGGCCCGCGAACGCGTGACGTGGATGCGCTCGCCGGTGGCCGGCGGGCCGACCTCGCGCGGAGCGACATCGGCCTCGGTGGAGTCCGGCGCGGGGGGTGCTGAGGTCGGCTCCATCCCCACCTAGGCTACTGCGGCCCCGGCGCCGGTCTGGACGCGGCCGAGGAGCTCCGACCGTTCGATCTCGACCGCTCGCGACTCGAACAGGCCCTCCCAGCGCTCGACCAGCGGCGCCGCGAGCTCATCCGGCTCCGCGGCGCGCCCGAGCTCGCGCGTGAGCGAGGTCATGCGGCAGTCGTCGATCCCGCACGGGACGATCCACTCGAACGGCTGGAGATCGTTCGAGCAGTTGACGGCGAGGCCGTGGGTCGTCACGCCGCGCGAGACATGGACGCCGATCGAACCGATCTTCCGCGCCACCTCCGCGCCCGGCTCGGCGGGGCGATCCGGGCGCTCGCCCTGCGTCCAGACCCCGGTCAGCCCGTCGAGCGTCCGCGCCGGCACGCCGCAGTCCGACAGCGCTCCGATGATCACCTTCTCCATCCGTCGCACGTAGTCGACGACGTCGGCCTTGACCGTCGCGCCCTCGGGCGCGACCCGGCGCGAAAGGTCCTCGAGGCCGACGATCGGGTAGGCGACGAGCTGGCCCGGGCCGTGGTAGGTGACGCGCCCGCCGCGATCGGTCTGGCGGACCTCGATCCCCTGGCGCTCGTACCACTCCTCGCCCATCGGCAGCTCGGCCGCCTCGACCCTGCGTCCCTTCGAATAAACCGGGTGGTGCTCGAGCAGCAGCAGGACGTCAGCGATCCGCCCCTCGGCGCGCGCCGCCGCGAGCTCGCGCTGGAGCTCCCAGGCGTCGGTGTATGCGACGAGGCCGAGTCGGCAGACCAGCAGCTCGGATCGCGAATCGCTCACGCCACCAATCTTGGCAGCGTGGCGTCGGCGGCCGGACGCTCCGGCTCGCCGAGCCGGGCGCTCGCCAGATCGCGCGCCGCGTCGAGCGGAGTGATCGATTCAGAGCGCGCGCGTGCCAGCACCCGGCGGGTCGAGTCGCCGATCGCCTCGACCATCCCGAGAGCCTCGGCGGCTCCGTAGCCGTGGATCTCGCGAGCGACGTTGATCAGCCCGCCCGAGTTGACCAGGAAGTCGGGCGCGTAGAGGATCCCGCGGCGCTCGAGCTCGGCGGCCATCGAGTCGTCGGCGAGCTGGTTGTTGGCCGACCCGCAGATCGCGCCGCAGTGCAGCCGGTGGACCGAGGCGTGGTCGACGACGCCGCCCAGCGCGCATGGAGCGAGCACGTCGCACTCGGACTCGGTCGCGGTGGCCGGGTCGAGCCAGGCCGCCCCGAGCTCCCCCGCACGCTCGCGTGAGGCGTCGGCGATGTCGCTCACGGCGAGGTCCGCGCCGCGCTCCGCGAGCAGCCCGGCGAGCGCACCGCCGACGTGGCCGAGGCCGACGATGGCGATCCGCCGTCCGGCCGGATCGGGGCTGCCGAAACGCTCCTCGAGACAGGCTTCGATCGCGCGCTCGACCCCGAGCGCCGTCAGCGGGCTCGGGTCGCCCGAACCGCCGCGATCGGCGGGCAACCCGGTGACGTGCGAAGTGCGCTCGGCGATCGTGACGAGGTCCTCGGGGCTCGCCCCGACGTCCTCTGCGGTCACGTAGTCGCCGCCGAGCGATTCGACGAGGTCGCCGAAGTCCAGCAACGCGTCGCGACGAGCTTCGGCGTCGGCGAAGCCGCCCTCGGGCATGCAGATGACACCCTTCCCGCCACCGAGCTCGAGTCCGGCGGCGGCTGCCTTCAGCGTCATCCCGGCCGACAGCCGGATCGCGTCGTGGAGACCCTCGGCGTCGTCGTGGTAGCTCCAGATCCGCACGCCGCCGAGCGCCGGCCCGAGCCGGGTCGAGTGGATCGCGACGATCGCCGTCGCCCCCGAGCGCTCGCCTCGCCTCGCGACGACGCGCTCGTGGTCCAGCGAGACGTGACCGTGACTCACCATGCACCTCCCTCGAGCCGAGCCCGGACCGAGCCGAGGAACCGCGCCGCGGTGATGCCGTCCAGCGCCCGATGGTCCCACGACATCGGCAGGTGGGCGATCGGCCGGATCGCGATCGAGTCGCCCTGCGGCCCCTCGACGACCACCGGCCGTTTGACGATCGCCTCGAGGTCGAGGATCGCGACCTGCGGCTGGTTGATGATCGGCGTCGCCATCACGGCTCCGTAGCGGCCGGGATTCGTGATCGTGAACGTACCCGCGGCCACGTCATCCGGCTCGAGCGTCCCGTCGCGCGCACGTCCCGCCGCGGCGCCGATCGCGGCGGCGAGGCCCTCGAGGTTGAGCCGTTCGGCATTCCGGATCACCGGTACGACCAGACCCGCCTCGATCGCGACGGCGATCCCCAGGTCGACGCCCCGGTGCTGGACCAGATCCTCGCCCTCGATCGATGCGTTCAGGGCCGGGAACTCGGCCAGCGAGTCGACGACCGCGCGGGCGACGAACGCCAGCGGGGTAAGCGAGACGCCGCGCTCGCGCATCGCCGGCGCGAGCGCGGCGCGCGCTGCCATGACCGCGCCCATGTCGACCTCGGCGACCGTCGTACACGTAGCCGAGGTCTGCAGCGACTCGACCATCCGGCGCGCGATCGCCTTGCGCATCGCCGACATCGGCTCGCGATGCGCGTGGGTCCCGGCCTCGGCGACCGGCTCCGCCGCGACCGGGGCGGGGGGCGGAGCCGGTGCCGGGACGGGCTCGGGTACGTATGGCGAATCGCTGTGGAGCGGCCGCTGGGCACGCTTCCCCCCGGGCGTCTCGCCGCGCTCGATCAGAGCCAGCAGGTCGCGCTTCGAGACCCGGCCGCCGACGCCGGTGCCGCGCACGGCGCCGAGGTCGATGTGATGGCGCTCGGCGATCCGCTTGACCACGGGCGAGTGGAAACCGGAGCGATCGAGCTCGCCCGCCGAGCCGCCCGGCTCGGGCACCTCCGTCGGCGTTCGGGGATCCGGCTCGGCGGCGCTCGGCACCGGTCCCACCGGACCGATCTCCGCGATCGTCTCGCCGACGTCGACGGTCTCGCCGACCTCGGCGAGGATCCGGGTCAGGACGCCCGCCGCCGGAGCCGGGATCTCCACGTCGATCTTGTCCGTCGTCACCTCGCAGATCGTCTCGCCGTCGGCGACGGCGTCCCCAGCCTGCTTGTGCCAGGTCGCGATCGTGCCCTCGGCGACCGAGATCCCCATCTTCGGCATCACGACGACGGTGGCTTCGGCGGCTCGCATCTCAGTAGGCGAGGAGCTCATCGCAGGCCTCCTTCATCCGCTCGAGGTTCGGCAGCACGGCCTGTTCCAGCGGTGGCGAGAACGGGATCGGTACGTCGGGCGCGGTGAGGCGCCGGACCGGCGCGTCGAGGAACTCGAACGCCTGCTCGGCGACGAGCGCCGAGACCTCGGCCCCGACGCCGCACGAGCGCGTCGCCTCGTGCGCGACGAGGACCTTGCCGGTCCGCTTCGCCGCCTCGAGGACCGCCGCGGTGTCGAGCGGCGCGAGCGTTCGCAGGTCGAGGACGGTCGCCTCGATCCCGAGCTCGTCGACGGCCCGGGTCGCGAGCTCGACCGCGGAGCCGTAGGCGATCACGGTCAGCGCATCACCTTCGCGCAGCGTCCGAGCCTTGCCGAGCTCGACCACGTACTCGCCCTCCGCAACCGGCTCGCGCAGATGCCGGTAGAGGCCCTTGTGCTCGAGGAAGCAGACCGGATTCGGGTCGCGTATGGCGGCCGTCAGCAGGCCCTTCGCGTCGCTCGGCGAGCTCGGCGCGACGACCTTGAGGCCGGGCGCCTGGAGCAGCCAGGCCTCGGGATTCTGCGAGTGGAACGGCCCGCCCGAGAAGCCGCCACCGGAGGGCAGCCGGACGACCATCGGACACGCGACTCCCTGGCGGTAGTGGAGCTTCGCCGCGACGTTGACGAGCTGGTCGAAGCCGCACGCGATGAAGTCCGCGAACTGCATCTCCGTCACCGGGCGCAGCCCCTCGACCGCGGCGCCGACGGCGGCGCCGATGATCGCGTTCTCGGCCAGTGGCGCGTCGATCACGCGAGCCGGCCCGAACTCCTCCGCGAACCCGTCGGTGACCTTGAACGCGCCGCCGAACGCGCCGACGTCCTCGCCGAGCACGAACACCGTCTCGTCCGAGCGCATCTCCTCGCGAAGCGCGTCCGAGATCGCCTCGAGGTAGGTCATCTCACGAGTCCCACCGGCGGCTCCGCTCGCCGGCTCGGCGACCTCGGCCGGCGCCTCGGCGACTCCCTCCGGCGCGCTCATGCCGCGCTCCGCTCGGTCACGCCGGCCGATCGGCCGTTTCGCGAGCGCAGGTGACCGCGCTCGGCGTCGCGATCCCGGCTCCAGCGCGTCCACGGTGCGCGACCGTCTCCGAGTCGTCGCGACTCGGTCGCGTAGACGCCCTCGAAGGCGAGCGAGGGGTCGGGCATCGGTGAGGCGAGCGCCTTCTCGGTCGCCGCCTCGATCTCGGCGTCGACCTCGGCGGCGATCTGGCCGAGCTCGTCGTGGGAGAACCCGAACTCGGCGGCGAGGCGGTCGCGGTAGCGCTCGATCGGGTCGCGGCGCCCCCACGCCTCGAGCTCGGACTCGGGGACGTAGGAGTGATCGTCGTGGGCCCCGTGACCGTTCATCCGCATCGTCCGGCAGCCGATCAGCGTCGGTCCGCCGCCGGCGCGGGCGCGCTCGACGGCCTCGGTCGCGGCGCCGAACACGGCCTCGACGTCGTTGCCGTCGACGTGGACGCCGTCGAAGCCGTAGCCGCTCGCGCGGTCGACCGGGTCGGCCGCGAACTCGAGGTCGTTCGGCGTCGAGTAGGCGAAGCCGTTGTTCTCGAGGATGAAGACGACCGGCAGCTCCTGGACGCCGGCCATGTTCATCGCCTCGTGCCACTGGCCGTTCGCCGTCGACCCCTCGCCGAAGTAGGTCATCGCGACCCGGGCCTCGCCGCGCTGCTTGAAGGCGAGCGCCATGCCCATCGCGACGAGCGCCATGTCGGGCAGCATCGAGACCATTCCGACGCAGCCGAGCTCGGGGTCGCCGAAGTGCAGGTTGCCGTCCTTGCCGCCCGTCACGCCGCCCGAGCGACCCATGTAGTTGGCGAGATAGCGGTCGGGCGTCACCCCGCGGACGAAGTGCGCGCCGAGGTCCCGGTGCAGGATGCACATTCGGTCCTCGGGGGCCAGCGCCCATGACGATCCGACCGGGATCGCCTCCTGGCCGCGCCCGTCGTAGAAGGAGCCCGGGATCTTCCCCTGCTTGTAGAGGCGAAGGCCACGCTCCTCGGCCTTTCGCATCAGCAGCATGTGGCGCAGCAGACCGGCTCGGTCGGCTCGCTCGAGCCCGGGCGTGGCTACGCCGGAAGGCCCATCGGCGATCGCTCGCGCGTCGCTCGTACCCATATCTCGTCCGCCTCTCTCACTGGCGAGCCGCTCGGGATCCCCTGACGGCCGGCCTGGCTATGTGCTCTGCCGCCCCGGCGGGATCTCCGCCGGGCGACGCCTACGGACCGAGGGTCGGAGGGGTCTCCTCCTCACCCCGACGCATATGACTTTACGCACCAGCCCGGCCGATGTCGAACCGGGGTGGGCTCAGCGCTCGGCACGGGCGCGGGCGGCGCGGAGCATCCGGTTCGTGACCAGGACGTGCATGCGGGTGCCGATGACGGCGGCCCTGTAGAGCCGGCCGAGCCGGCCCGGGAACTCGGCGTAGGTCCGAGCCCTGATCGTGCTGCCTGCGCCGCGGGGCTCGACGAGGAAGTCGAGCACGTAGTTCGAGAAGTGATGGCGCCCGGCCAGGCGATAGCGCTCGCCGGCGGCCGAGTCCGTGACCCTGAAGCCGACGATCGCCGAGCCGACCCTCTCGGGCGGCCCCTCGGCCACGGCGGGTTCGCAGCGGATCAGTCGCGCGTAGCGCTCGGCGGCCGGTCCGCCCGTCGTCCCGGCCGCGACCGCCACGAGCGCGCGCCAGGTCGCGACCGGGTCCGCGTTCACCGCGACCTCGTGCTCGTCGACGAAAGGCGGCTCGTTCGAGTCGGCCGCGCTCATCGCGTCGCCGACTCCGCGGCCTCCTCGAGCCGATCGTCGCCCCAGAACACCTCGTCACCGACGATCACGCTCGGGACCCCGAAGACCCCGCGGTCGCCGGCGTCGTCGGTCGCCGCGCGCAACTCGTCCTTGATCGCCTGGCGCTCGACCGCCTGCGTGACGGCGCGGGGGTGCATCTCCGCGGCGGCCGCGGCGATCAACACGTTGTCGAGCTCGGTCAGGTCGCGCCCGGCGGCGAACGCCTGGCGGAAGGCCGCGAGCGTGAACGAGGTCGAGCGTCCGATCCCCTTTGCGAACGTCGCCGCGCGCATCGCCCGCAGCGAGTCGCCCGGCCACGGGTCGGGCCAGCGAAACGGCGGCAGGCCGTAGGCGGAGGCCCGCCGCTCACACTCGGCGATACCCGCCTCGCGCTCGTCGGTCAGACCCCAGGAGGTCCGGTCGAAGCGGGCGAACAGGGCGCCGGCGAGGACGGGGCGCCACTCCGGCTGCTCGGCCCCGGCCTCGGCGAAGACGCCCGAGATCCGCTCGGCCGCCAGATAGGAGTAGGGCGAGGCGAGGTCGAAGCAGAACACCGCCCGCGGTGCCTGCTCGGCCATCGCTTCGCCCCGGTCCGGTGAGCCCTAGGCGTGGATCGCCCAGCCGTCGACGGCGCGGGCGCCGTCGAGTACGGCCTCCGACATCGTCGGGTGCGGGTGGATGATCCGCGCGAGCTCCTGGTAGCCGCCCTCGATCGCGATCACGTTGACGATCTCGGAGATCATGTCGCAGGCGATGTTGCCGACGATCGAGGCCCCGAGGATCTCGCCGAACTCCGAGTCGGCGACGATCTTGATCAGGCCCTCGCGGTCGTCGTAGACCGCCGAGGCGCCGGCCCCACCGAGCTTGAACTTGCCGACCTTGACGTCGTGGCCCTTCTCCTTGGCCTCGGCCTCCGTGATGCCCACGCTCGCGACCTGCGGGTGGCAGAAGGTCGCGCCGGGGACGAGCGCGAGATCGAGCGGATGCGCCTTCTCGCCGGCGATCAGCTCGGCCGCGATCGTTCCCTCCTCCGATG from the Thermoleophilia bacterium SCSIO 60948 genome contains:
- a CDS encoding RDD family protein, with protein sequence MAIARQGEAGDGTPGAASPREGGGGPSLPGRLIGGGAGAAKRVAGATGLDRTVESVVEEAIVRAFESAPVERAVERIIDGPATERAIAAALDSPAVAQAVERSLSSEVLEQAVRNALDSQLVDRVWEQVLDSDEVQKLIKRIAEAPEVRSAISSQGVSFVEDIFRRVRDGSAKLDLVVERIVRRITFQKLRPAPSDRPGLITRALGLGLDLLVLQGIFLVGASVFGWIRTSILGASGGLGPVEFWIGAALTLAGVITYFLTFWSIAGQTIGMRLLGLRVEIDQSPYIGFRRSVKRLVGFVIAVVPFGLGLLRVLFADDRRGLHDVIAGTYVDYIDPDFSLRLLTPEEDDEYHQAKARREGRSIEEVKADEKDASSDTSSPAPGESAGPSPASGSGGSAASTPDGESSSSGPDPRVFGR
- the lipB gene encoding lipoyl(octanoyl) transferase LipB, with amino-acid sequence MSDSRSELLVCRLGLVAYTDAWELQRELAAARAEGRIADVLLLLEHHPVYSKGRRVEAAELPMGEEWYERQGIEVRQTDRGGRVTYHGPGQLVAYPIVGLEDLSRRVAPEGATVKADVVDYVRRMEKVIIGALSDCGVPARTLDGLTGVWTQGERPDRPAEPGAEVARKIGSIGVHVSRGVTTHGLAVNCSNDLQPFEWIVPCGIDDCRMTSLTRELGRAAEPDELAAPLVERWEGLFESRAVEIERSELLGRVQTGAGAAVA
- the lipA gene encoding lipoyl synthase; translated protein: MEPTSAPPAPDSTEADVAPREVGPPATGERIHVTRSRANPGGKTIDGGLAFRERKPPWLKVPAPGGPNYRRLKTKIHGDNLHTVCEEANCPNVGECWERGTATFMILGDVCTRRCGFCNVQTGKPTWNDPLEPLRVANQVKRMGLTHAVVTSVDRDDMPDYGAHAFVGVIRSIRRLAPGCKVEILTPDFRGQEMPLAKVIAERPDVFNHNVETVPRLYSHARRGSNFLRSARVLRMAKEMGGPDVLTKSGLMVGLGETFDEMVETFEILRGHDVQILTVGQYLRPTPNHLPVERYWHPDEFKALEEAAYEIGFESVASGPLVRSSYHADESARLAAERQSAEPARV
- a CDS encoding 2-oxo acid dehydrogenase subunit E2, which gives rise to MSSSPTEMRAAEATVVVMPKMGISVAEGTIATWHKQAGDAVADGETICEVTTDKIDVEIPAPAAGVLTRILAEVGETVDVGETIAEIGPVGPVPSAAEPDPRTPTEVPEPGGSAGELDRSGFHSPVVKRIAERHHIDLGAVRGTGVGGRVSKRDLLALIERGETPGGKRAQRPLHSDSPYVPEPVPAPAPPPAPVAAEPVAEAGTHAHREPMSAMRKAIARRMVESLQTSATCTTVAEVDMGAVMAARAALAPAMRERGVSLTPLAFVARAVVDSLAEFPALNASIEGEDLVQHRGVDLGIAVAIEAGLVVPVIRNAERLNLEGLAAAIGAAAGRARDGTLEPDDVAAGTFTITNPGRYGAVMATPIINQPQVAILDLEAIVKRPVVVEGPQGDSIAIRPIAHLPMSWDHRALDGITAARFLGSVRARLEGGAW
- a CDS encoding thioredoxin domain-containing protein translates to MAEQAPRAVFCFDLASPYSYLAAERISGVFAEAGAEQPEWRPVLAGALFARFDRTSWGLTDEREAGIAECERRASAYGLPPFRWPDPWPGDSLRAMRAATFAKGIGRSTSFTLAAFRQAFAAGRDLTELDNVLIAAAAAEMHPRAVTQAVERQAIKDELRAATDDAGDRGVFGVPSVIVGDEVFWGDDRLEEAAESATR
- a CDS encoding thiamine pyrophosphate-dependent dehydrogenase E1 component subunit alpha, which codes for MGTSDARAIADGPSGVATPGLERADRAGLLRHMLLMRKAEERGLRLYKQGKIPGSFYDGRGQEAIPVGSSWALAPEDRMCILHRDLGAHFVRGVTPDRYLANYMGRSGGVTGGKDGNLHFGDPELGCVGMVSMLPDMALVAMGMALAFKQRGEARVAMTYFGEGSTANGQWHEAMNMAGVQELPVVFILENNGFAYSTPNDLEFAADPVDRASGYGFDGVHVDGNDVEAVFGAATEAVERARAGGGPTLIGCRTMRMNGHGAHDDHSYVPESELEAWGRRDPIERYRDRLAAEFGFSHDELGQIAAEVDAEIEAATEKALASPMPDPSLAFEGVYATESRRLGDGRAPWTRWSRDRDAERGHLRSRNGRSAGVTERSAA
- a CDS encoding alpha-ketoacid dehydrogenase subunit beta, which translates into the protein MTYLEAISDALREEMRSDETVFVLGEDVGAFGGAFKVTDGFAEEFGPARVIDAPLAENAIIGAAVGAAVEGLRPVTEMQFADFIACGFDQLVNVAAKLHYRQGVACPMVVRLPSGGGFSGGPFHSQNPEAWLLQAPGLKVVAPSSPSDAKGLLTAAIRDPNPVCFLEHKGLYRHLREPVAEGEYVVELGKARTLREGDALTVIAYGSAVELATRAVDELGIEATVLDLRTLAPLDTAAVLEAAKRTGKVLVAHEATRSCGVGAEVSALVAEQAFEFLDAPVRRLTAPDVPIPFSPPLEQAVLPNLERMKEACDELLAY
- a CDS encoding cupin domain-containing protein codes for the protein MGEEELPRPSQARFEQTEAGLRAADDGWFTLNLAEAVWGSVESEGHGSCTEFEPEDETPGFAQLGFNVKVFGPGEPSTNHHRETGQEGYLVLAGEATLVIDGERLSIGPWDYVHIPADTPHSLVGAGETRCAVMMLGRRPVETVYIPEPLAAELGASVSEVTGEGGGAYSEWPPWNEVSCDPDWLPTATGARFESRAGAERPANEGVALEPTDAGLVPSASDRWFVLNLADAPWAQADGAGQSSELQPADRALEFEGFGFNVHVIGPGEPNGLYHREAGQEAFLVLDGECDLVVEGERRRLGPWDFFHCPPGTNHIVVGAGDGPCAVAMAGSRPDDPIVYPVEPAAIELGAGLEREATAEEDPYADWPETRTVPYAGWLPELVLRR
- a CDS encoding Glu/Leu/Phe/Val dehydrogenase, translated to MVSHGHVSLDHERVVARRGERSGATAIVAIHSTRLGPALGGVRIWSYHDDAEGLHDAIRLSAGMTLKAAAAGLELGGGKGVICMPEGGFADAEARRDALLDFGDLVESLGGDYVTAEDVGASPEDLVTIAERTSHVTGLPADRGGSGDPSPLTALGVERAIEACLEERFGSPDPAGRRIAIVGLGHVGGALAGLLAERGADLAVSDIADASRERAGELGAAWLDPATATESECDVLAPCALGGVVDHASVHRLHCGAICGSANNQLADDSMAAELERRGILYAPDFLVNSGGLINVAREIHGYGAAEALGMVEAIGDSTRRVLARARSESITPLDAARDLASARLGEPERPAADATLPRLVA